From a single Tachypleus tridentatus isolate NWPU-2018 chromosome 6, ASM421037v1, whole genome shotgun sequence genomic region:
- the LOC143252779 gene encoding bifunctional 3'-phosphoadenosine 5'-phosphosulfate synthase-like, whose protein sequence is MARPAPLYISQQKATNVFEQTHHVSRTKRGQIMGQRGGFRGCTLWLSGLSGAGKTTISFGVEDYLCSQGIPAYALDGDNVRHGLNKNLGFSSEDREENIRRVAEVAKLFADSGVVVITSFISPFTKDREQARAIHEKAKLPFFECFVDTPIEVCEKRDVKGLYKRARAGEIKGFTGIDSAYEPPVNPKLNIKAGELTIHECVQQVIQFLQDEGIVPESAVNTVKELFVPKERLEEVRVEAESLPCVDIDKLHVEWVQILSEGWATPLRGFMRERQFLQCIHFNCLFDEGISNQSIPIVLPITSEEKEKVDGCSAFTLRYNNQNIAILRNPEIYEHRKEERCCRQFGTSNKGHPYVKMIMESADWLAGGELEVFERIRWNDGLDKYRLTPLELRARFKNMGADAVFAFQLRNPVHNGHALLMQDTEHRLIKRGYKKPILLLHPLGGWTKEDDVPLSIRIKQHEAVLDEGILNRDSSVLAIFPSPMMYAGPTEVQWHAKARMPTGANFYIVGRDPAGMPHPDTKGDLYEPTHGGKVLTMAPGLTQLEIIPFRVAAYDKVQGKMDFFSPERAQDFIFISGTKMRELARDSQCPPDGFMAPSAWKIISEYYQSVVQED, encoded by the exons GTTTATCAGGTGCTGGAAAAACTACGATTTCTTTCGGAGTAGAAGATTACCTGTGTTCGCAAGGTATTCCAGCCTATGCTCTTGACGGTGACAATGTTCGGCATGGTCTAAATAAAAATCTCGGATTTAGTTCAGAAGATAGAGAGGAAAACATTCGTCGTGTGGCTGAGGTGGCAAAGTTGTTTGCCGACAGCGGTGTTGTGGTTATAACCAGTTTTATTAGTCCATTTACGAAG GATCGAGAACAGGCACGTGCTATTCATGAAAAAGCAAAGCTTCCTTTTTTCGAATGTTTTGTAGACACTCCAATTGAGGTGTGTGAAAAGAGAGATGTGAAAGGGCTGTACAAGAGGGCTCGAGCCGGCGaaattaaag gtttCACAGGTATTGACTCTGCTTACGAGCCTCCAGTGAACCCCAAACTTAATATCAAAGCTGGCGAACTTACGATACACGAATGTGTCCAACAAGTCATTCAGTTTTTACAAGATGAG GGCATCGTCCCCGAGTCAGCTGTAAACACGGTGAAGGAGCTATTTGTTCCTAAGGAGAGACTAGAAGAAGTCAGAGTTGAGGCTGAGTCTCTTCCATGTGTGGATATTGATAAGCTTCATGTTGAGTGGGTCCAAATTTTATCTGAGGGCTGGGCTACCCCTTTACGGGGTTTTATGAGAGAACGCCAGTTTCTTCAGTGCATTCATTTTAATTGTCTCTTTGACG AAGGGATCAGTAACCAGTCTATTCCTATTGTTCTACCTATAACGTCTGAGGAGAAGGAAAAAGTAGATGGATGCTCTGCCTTCACTTTAAGATATAACAATCAAAACATCGCCATCCTTCGGAACCCTGAGATTTACGAACACAGAAAGGAAGAACGTTGTTGTAGGCAGTTTGGAACCAGCAATAAAGGTCATCCTTATGTAAAG ATGATTATGGAAAGTGCAGACTGGTTAGCAGGTGGAGAATTGGAAGTTTTTGAAAGAATCCGGTGGAATGACGGATTAGATAAGTATAGACTTACACCTCTGGAACTCCGTGCAAGATTTAAAAATATGGGA GCAGATGCAGTTTTTGCTTTTCAATTACGTAATCCAGTTCACAACGGCCACGCATTGCTGATGCAGGATACTGAACACAGACTTATTAAACGAGGATATAAAAAGCCAATTCTCCTTTTGCACCCTTTAG GAGGGTGGACTAAGGAGGACGACGTTCCACTATCTATCAGAATAAAGCAGCATGAAGCTGTATTAGATGAGGGAATTCTGAATAGAGACAGTTCGGTTTTGGCAATTTTTCCTTCTCCCATGATGTACGCTGGACCAACTGAG GTTCAATGGCATGCTAAGGCCAGAATGCCTACTGGGGCGAACTTTTACATTGTTGGGCGAGATCCTGCAGGGATGCCTCACCCAGACACCAAAGGAGATCTGTACGAACCAACCCATGGAGGAAAG GTTTTGACGATGGCTCCTGGCTTGACACAGCTGGAAATTATTCCTTTCCGGGTTGCAGCTTATGATAAAGTGCAGGGAAAAATGGATTTCTTTAGCCCTGAACGAGCTCaagactttatttttatttctggaacCAAAATGCGAGAACTTGCAAGAGACAGTCAATGTCCTCCAGATGGCTTTATGGCACCTTCAGCCTGGAAGATTATATCTGAATACTACCAGTCTGTAGTGCAGGAGGACTAA